The following proteins are encoded in a genomic region of Neospora caninum Liverpool complete genome, chromosome XI:
- a CDS encoding MGC84926 protein, related produces the protein MAPSNASTSGEGSAGAGCIEREFDYDLAVIGGGSGGLACAKMAAAHGAKTVVFDFVQPSTQGSTWGLGGTCVNVGCVPKYLFHHTALVGKGAHCDGPHMGWQGKFEEQIDWSVCVEKVQNYVKSLNFGYRTGLRKAGVTYINAYAKFASPHELAYTFRGEEKICKARNIVVAAGGRPHIPEEVEGAKELAITSDDIFSLKQAPNKTLCVGASYISLECAGFLRELGFDVTVAVRSILLRGFDRQCAEQVGLCLEEAGVRFLREAVPVKMVKQPSGKIQVTFRVGTAEPKELVEEFDTVLYATGRKADTSKLNLQAAGVETTETGKIICDDDSHTSSPSVYAIGDAVQNFPELTPVAIKAGEILARRLFANSTEHMDFTNIPTTVFTPIEYAHTGYSEETAEAKFGRDDLEIYLFQFSPLFFSCVHREKAEIARKSPEDVDITPPCLAKLICVKSEDEKVVGIHFVGPNAGELMQGFALAVRLGAKKRDFDKCIGIHPTNAEAFMALTITKASGESFVASGGCGGGKCG, from the exons ATGGCACCCTCCAACGCGTCCACCTCTGGTGAAGGTTCTGCCGGTGCGGGTTGCATCGAGAGAGAATTCGACTATGACCTCGCAG TGATTGgcggcggaagcggcggCCTGGCCTGCGCGAAAATGGCCGCTGCGCACGGCGCCAAGACGGTCGTCTTCGACTTTGTTCAGCCCTCGACTCAAGGCTCGACGTGGGGTCTCGGAGGCACCTGCGTCAACGTGGGGTGCGTCCCCAAGTACCTGTTCCATCACACCGCGCTCGTCGGCAAGGGCGCTCACTGCGATGGGCCGCACATGGGCTGGCAAGGCAAGTTCGAGGAGCAGATCGACTGGAGCGTCTGCGTGGAG AAAGTCCAGAATTACGTCAAATCGCTGAACTTCGGATACCGCACTGGGCTCCGCAAGGCGGGCGTCACGTACATCAACGCGTACGCGAAGTTCGCCTCGCCCCACGAACTCGCATACACTTTCCGTGGAGAG GAAAAAATTTGCAAGGCGAGAAACATCGTGGTGGCGGCTGGAGGCAGGCCGCATATCCCGGAGGAGGTTGAGGGCGCGAAGGAACTCGCAATCACAAGCGATGAcatcttttctctcaagCAGGCGCCGAACAAAAC gCTCTGCGTGGGGGCGAGTTACATATCTTTGGAGTGCGCCGGCTTCCTCCGCGAACTGGGATTCGAC GTTACAGTGGCGGTGCGTTCCATTCTTCTCCGCGGCTTCGATCGGCAGTGTGCCGAGCAAGTGGGACTGTGCctcgaggaggcaggcgttcgttttctgcgcgAAGCTGTCCCTGTCAAGATGGTGAAGCAGCCTAGCGGGAAGATTCAAGTCACCTTTCGCGTGGGGACTGCTGAGCCGAAGGAGCTCGTGGAAGAATTCGACACCGTCCTCTACGCCacggggaggaaggcggatACGTCCAAACTCA ATCTCCAGGCAGCCGGCGTAGAGACcacggagacgggaaaaatCATCTGCGACGATGACAGCCACACCAGTTCGCCGTCTGTATACGCGATCG gCGACGCCGTTCAGAACTTCCCAGAGCTGACCCCCGTGGCCATCAAGGCGGGCGAGAtcctcgcgcgccgcctctttGCGAATAGCACGGAACAC ATGGACTTCACCAACATCCCGACGACGGTCTTTACCCCGATCGAGTACGCCCACACCGGGTACTccgaggagacggcagag GCCAAGTTCGGGCGCGACGACCTCGAGATTTATCTGTTCCAGTtttcgccgctcttcttttcctgcgttcaccgcgagaaggccgagatCGCGCGAAAGAGTCCCGAGGATGTGGACATCACCCCGCCGTGTCTCGCAAAGTTGATTTGCGTcaagagcgaggacgagaaggtcGTCGGCATCCACTTTGTGGGCCCGAACGCGGGCGAACTGATGCAGGGATTTGCGTTGGCTGTTCGCCTCGGCGCGAAAAAG AGAGACTTCGACAAGTGCATCGGCATTCACCCCACAAACGCTGAAGCCTTCATGGCCTTGACGATCACCAAAGCAAGCGGCGAGTCGTTTGTCGCCTCAGGCGGCTGTGGCGGAGGAAAATGTGGCTAG